GCATGTTTCGCCGGAGACGCAGTTTACGCTCGTCAGCCGCATCTCGATGGCCGATTTTCTTGAAAAAAGCCGGCTGATCCTGAAAATCAGCGTCGCAAGCGGCGGCATCAGCGTCCTGCTCAGCGCAATGCTGATTTTCCTGCTCAGCCACCGGCTGCTGCGACCGCTCCGGGAGCTGGTACCCGCGATGCGGACGATGCGGGAAGGCAAGTTCGATATTCGCATCAAGCCGCGCTCGAGCGACGAGCTCGGGTATATCGCGGACAGCTTCAACGCGATGGCGGCGAACCTGAGCTCGCTGATCAAGGAAGTGTACTTGCGCCAAATCAGTGAAAAGGAAGCGGAGCTGAAGGCGCTGCAGGCGCAGCTGAACCCGCATTTCCTGTACAACACGCTGAACGGCCTTTACTGGAAGCTCTACCTGCAGGACGACCGCGAAACCGCAAGCCTCGTCTCCGCGCTGTCCGGGCTGCTGAAATATTCGCTCGAGCGGGTGCGCAAACGGACGACGCTGCGGGAGGAGATCGAGCAGATCCGCAATTTTTTGCGCATCCAGGACGCCTTCGTAAGCAGCCGCTTTCACGCCCGCATCGAGATGGACGAGGACGTGGCCGCCTGCCCGACGCTGCGGCTGTTCCTGCAGCCGATCGTCGAGAACGTGTTCGTGCATGCCTTTCGGGAACAGCGCGATACGCCGAACGAGCTGCTGATTCGCGCGTACCGGCTTCATTCGTTTCTGAAGCTGGAGGTTTCCGACAACGGCTGCGGGATGAGCCCGGCCGAGATTGCCCGGGTCATGTCGGACGAGCTCGCGGACGAAGGCCGCACGCCGCTCGGCGTACGCAGCGTCATGCGCCGCATCGATCTGATGTACGGTCCGCCTTACCGGCTGGAAATCGCGAGCGCGCCGGGGGAAGGGACGACCGTCCATCTGTTTTTGCCGCTCGTTCAAGGCGCGGAAGAAAGGGAGACGGACGTATGAACGGAAAACTGCTCATCGTCGAGGACCAGACGTTTTTTCGGAAAGGCTTGCGCAAAATGATCGAGGAGCACGCCATCGGCTGGACCGTAACCGGTGAAGCGGAGCACGGCGAGGAAGCGGTCCGGCTGATCGAGCGCGATCCGCCGGATCTGGTTCTGACGGATATCCGGATGCCGGGCATGGACGGAATTGCGCTGGCCGAGTATGTGCACCGGAACCGGCACCGGTTCGATACCGCCCTCATCATGCTGACCGGATACGAGGATTTCAAATACGCCCAGGCGGCGCTGCGGTACGGGGCGATCGATTTTCTGCTGAAGCCGTGCAACGAGGAGACGCTGATTGCCGTGCTGCGCAAAGCGTTCGAGCACGTCCAGGGAAAACGGCAGGAGAAGCGGCGTCTGCTGGAGGCTGAACGGGAGCGGCGGGAGAGCCTGCTGCGCGCCTTTATGCTGCGTCTGCCGCACGATGCGGCGGCGGCCATCCGGGAGTCGGAGCAATATTTGAACCGGGAGCTGCTGTTTATCCGCGTGGACAGCTTTTTCCCCGCGGATAAACCGTACGGCAAGAGGGATCTCGGCCTGCTGCAGTTTGCGCTGTTCAATATTTTGGCCGAGCTGCTCGAAGAATGCGGCGCGCGGTGGACGTCCGTGCCGCTCGAGTTCGACTGGTTCGCGCTGTTCGTGGAAGGCCCGTATCCGGAAACGTTCAAGCCGTCGGCCGAACGAAACGTATACCGCTGTCTCGGCCTTCGCATCGAAGTCTTCCCGGCCGGCCGACTGTCCGAACCGGACGATCTGCCCGCAGCCTGCGAGCGGTTCCGCCGAAATTCGGAGCCCCGAGCCGGGGCGGGCGATCTTCGCCGCGCTGCCGGACAAGATGCGCCCGTGCGCCAGTCGAAGGTGAAGGAGCTGCAAATGCAGCTCGCTTCGGAAATCGCGCTTGGGCGGATCGAGTCCTTGAAACGGATGCTGGACCTGGCCTCCTCACGGATATCCGGGCTTTCGCCCGAGGACGCCAGGATGGAGGCGCTGACGCTGGCGATGGCCATGGACAAGACGGCCGTGCAGTCGTTCGATGCCCGCGCGGAAGACCCGTCGTTCGGCAGACGGCTGGAGGAGCTTCGGCGGACGGCGAATGCGGAGGAAGCCGCACAATGGGCGAAGCGGGCGGCGGACGGTTTTCTCGCGGAGTACGAGGACTGGAGAGAGGGACGCAGCCGGAGCATCGTGAAGCGCACGCTCGAGTATTTGGAACGGCATTACATGGAATCGTGCCCGCTGAAGGAGATGGCCGAGCGGTTCTATGTCAGTCCCGCTTATTTCAGCAAGCTGTTCAAGAAAGAAACCGGCGACAACTACATCGCCTATTTGACCCGGCTTCGGATGACGAAAGCCGCGATGCTGCTGCTGAATACCGACATGAAGGTGTTCGAGATCGCGTCCGCGGTCGGCTATGACGATCCGAACTATTTTACGAACGTGTTCCGCATGCTCTACCGGCTGTCGCCCAGCGATTACCGCAAGCGGAAGCGGTGACCGGAGCGCCGCCGGCGCGGCGGCCGAAGACGAGCAAAAAATTACAGGTTTTCGTCAATTCCTTCAAGGCCGGCAAGGACGTCCTCCCCTTAAAATAAAGGTGCGCACATAAGCGGCGCGTTCATTCTGCGGCAAGGGGGGGAGTCATTTCGTGGCCGTTCATGCGACCGGGACGAAGCGGACGGCTCTGGAAGCGAAGCGGGCGGGAGCCGGAGCAAAGATTAGACGCTGCGCGCCGCTGTATATCATGTTCGTCCCGGGCATTCTGTTTTATTTGCTGTTCAAGTATTATCCGATGGGCGGACTCGTGATCGCCTTCAAGGAGTACAACATGTACGACGGCATTCTGCGAAGCCCTTGGGTCGGGCTGGACAATTTCCGGATGCTGTGGAGCCAGGCGCAAACCGTCCGGGTCGTCTGGAACACGCTGATGCTCAGCGTGCTGAGCATCGCGATCGGCTTTCCGGTTCCGATCCTGCTGGCCGTCATGCTGAACGAGGTCCGGCGGATGTGGTTCAAGCGGTCGGTCCAAACGCTCGTCTATTTGCCGCATTTCTTCTCCTGGGTCATCGTATCGGGCATCGTGCTCGATATGTTTTCACAGGAGTCGGGCATTATCAACCACTGGGTCTCCAGCCTGTTCGGCGAGCCGTATCCGTTCCTCTACAAGCCGCTATCCTGGGTGGCGGTGTTCATCGGCTCGGGAATTTGGAAGGAAATGGGGTTTTCGGCGATCATCTATTTGGCGGCGCTGACCTCGATCGATCCCCACCTGTACGAGTCCGCAAGCATCGACGGGGCGGGCAAATGGCAGCAGATCCGGCACGTGTCGATTCCCGGAATCATGCCGACAATCGCGCTGCTGCTCATTTTGCAGGTCGGACGGGTAATGGACGTCGGCTTCGATCCGGTTTATATGCTGTCGAATGAAAGCGTTTCAAATGTGTCCAGCGTGATCAGCACCTATAACTACTTTTTCGGGATTCAGCGTGCGCAGTTCAGCCTGACGACCGCCATGGGGCTGTTAGAAAATGCGGTCGGGTTCGTGCTTGTCGTCATGGCCAACCGGATCGGGCGCCGGTTCGATCAACAATTATGGTAGGAGGCGGGGTCCTGTGAAAGTCGTATTCGGCGACAAGCTGTTTTACGCGCTCAACTATGCTGTCCTGACGCTGATCGGCCTCAGCTGCCTGTTTCCGCTGCTGCACATTATCGCCGTTTCGCTCAGCGAGTCCCGCGCGGTCGATTCGGGACTTGTGTCCGTGCTGCCGGTCGGCTGGGTCATCGATTCCTACAAGGCGCTGATCGACAATACGCGGATATTGCCCGCTTTCGGGAACAGCCTGCACATCACGGTCGTCGGCACGGCGCTGTCGATGGCGGCGACGATTTTGACGGCGTACCCGCTGTCGCGTCCGTATTTTTACGGCAGGCGCCCGATTACGCTGGCTCTGGTGTTCACGATGCTGTTCGGCAGTGGGCTCATTCCGCACTATTTGGTCATGAAACAGTTCGGGCTCATCAATTCTTACTGGGTCCTGTGGCTGCCGGCGCTCATCAACACGTACAATGTGCTCGTCATGCGCACGTTCTTCGCGAATATTCCGGGCGAGGTCGAGGAGGCGGCGCGTATCGACGGCTGCGGCGAATGGATGAACCTGTTTCGGATCGTGCTGCCGCTGTCGCTGCCGGTCCTCGCGACGATCACGCTGTTTAACGCCGTCGGGTTCTGGAATTCGTTCATGAACGTGCTGATCTACATCAATGAGACTCGAAAATACAATCTGACCGTGCTCGTGCAGCAGATGATCCGAAGCGATTCCATTCTGTCCGAGGTGATGTCGGCCCAGCCGGGCGATATCGCCAGTGTGACGAACGAAGGCATCAAAGCGGCGGGCATCATGGTCATGATTGTTCCGATGATGCTGATCTATCCGTTCCTGCAGAAATATTTTGTCAAAGGGGTCATGCTCGGATCCGTCAAAGGCTGATTCGCCGCAAACGCGCGCCGGCCGCCCGGGTCATGACCGTGCCGAAAGGAGTTTGCAATGAAATCGAAAAGCAAGAAGTGGCTCTACGCTTCCATCGTGCTTGTCCTGACGGTCGCCGCAGCGGCTGTCGCGGGATGCTCGAACGGCGGAGGCGGCGAATCGGGCCCCGGCGAGCGGGCGGAGAACGGCCCCGGGGGGACGGATACCGGACGCAAGGAAATTTCCTCGACGGTCTACGACCGATCGAACGTGCCGTCCACCGAAGGAACGACGGAAGACAACCGCTGGACGAAGTGGATCAACAAGAACGGGCCGGTGGACGTCAAATTCGTCGCCGTTCCGCGGTACGAATCGCGGCAGAAGCTGAACGTGCTGTTCGCGTCGGCAAGCGCGCCGGACCTTATTTTCGAATACGATCAATATATTAAAAACCCGCTGTACGATCAGAAGCAGCTGATGCCGATTGACGAGATGATCGACAAGTACAGCACGGACTATAAAAATCTGCTTACCCAATACCCGATTCTGAAAAAGGTCGGCATGAAATCCGACGGCAAGCTGTACGAGTTTGCCCGCCTGAACGAGGTCGTTCCGATTCATGCCATCCTGATCCGCGAGGACTGGCTGAAGAAGCTGCACCTGCAGGTACCGGAGACGACGGAGGACATGTACAAGGTCGCGAAAGCGTTCACGGATCAGGACCCGGACGGCAACGGGAAGAAGGACACGTACGGCATGGCGCTGAGCCTCCAGTCGGGCATCGTCATCGATCAGGTGTTCCAGGCGACGAACTGGGTCGTCAAGGACGGCAGTGTGGTCCGGGAATGGGACAATTTCAAAGCGGCCGCCGAATTCAAAAAGCGGCTGTTCGACGAAGGCATTGTCGACAAGGACTACTTGAACGACAAGAACGGCGTGAAAGCGAAGCAGGATTTCATCAACGGCAAAATCGGCATCTATCCGATCCAGCTGGATTGGTACAGCTTTACGATTAACGAGCTGGCATCGCTTAAGAAAAATGTGCCGGACGCAGTCGTGACGCCGATCCCTTATCCGCAGAGCCCCGCCGGGCAGTTTAATCCCGCGTATACGAACCCGGTGCAGGCGACGGCCGTCGTCAATGCGCACGTGAAGGACCCGGAAGCGGTCATGAAATACGTCGACTTCCTCGTCCGGCCCGAAACGATGAAGACCCTCAAGTACGGTATCGAGAACGAGCACTGGAAGATGGGGCCGAGCGGCTGCCCGCAGGTGATCGATACCGACAAGACGAAAACGGAGGTCAGCTACAACGTCGACCTGCAGATGCTGAGCTCGAGCATTTTGGACGCGAAATGCGGCAAAATCGGAAACAAATTCAATCCGGACAATCCGATTGAGAAGGAAGGTCTGGAGATGTTCAAGAAAGCGATGGACATCTATACCGACCCGAATAAGCCGTATGTCGAAATTACCCATCCGGAGCATATGCCGCAAATTCCGAAGGAGATCGATACGATTTCGGCAAATCTGACGAAGCCGGTCAACGATCTTTGGGTGAAAGCGGTATTGGGCGGCAAAGATTACACGCCGCAGCAGGCGCTTCAGGACGCCAAAGCAACCTGGGACAAAGGCGAAGGCGGGAAGGTCGAGGACTGGTTCGCTAACTGGTGGAAAAACGACAGCAAAAACGCGTTTCTGGCGAAGGATATCATCGATATGATGAAGCAGCAGACCGGCAAGTAACGTGCGCGGGTGAAAGGGGCACGGGATGATGCCGCTTCGGCAATCCGGGTCCTAACGGACATCATCCGGGATGATGCCGTCTTGGTAATCCAGGCCAAGCGGACATCATCCGGGGATGATGTCGTATCGGCAATCCGAGCGAGCGGACATCATCCGGGGATGATGCCGTCTTGGTAATCCAGGCCAAGCGGACATCATCCGGGATGCCGCTTCGGCAATCCGGGCCGTGTACGGAAGCTGCATGCGGTGCGCAATGAGAGTGCGAAGCCGGGAGACGACGGGGTCTCCCGCTCGATACAATTGAGTATGTAAGCGCTTTTTCTGACAAGCTGTGGGATTTATAAGTGAAACTGGGAACTGGGGGGGATCCTGAATGTTTCGCAAATGGGGAATGATGCTTGCAGCGATTGGCTTGTCGGTTTATTTGCTTCTTCCGTTCACATCGGCGACTGCGGACGGACCGGCCGCGGCAGAAGAGACAACTGGCGTCGAGCTTACGATACCAAGCGGCCTCGTCGACGATTTGAGCGACTTCAGCAAGACGTTTCAGCGCAGCAACATGTATACGGAGAAAGGGAATCCGGCCTATTACGGCGACGACGCGGGCAGGGCTGCCCGCAGCACGACGAATACCGGCTATGTCCTGTATAAAACCGATTACGATATGACTTCGTTCGCGGCATACAGCTACTTTTATGCCGGCGTGGCGATCGTGGGGCATAAAATCTACGCGTCCACCGACGGCGCGGCTTATACCGAAGTGACGGCGAACGTCTATACGTCGGGGGATCCCGTAAGCAACTGGCAGCTTTACGTTTACGAAGGGCTGCAGCTGCCGGCCGGGACGCATTATTTGAAAATCGAGTTCGCCGGCAGCGAGAAATCGTGGACGCCGCAGCTGGCCAAGGTCGTCATCAATCAAAGCACCGTATCGGTGCAGGCGAGCCCGGAGACGGGGGTCATCGGTACCGAGCCGCTTGCGGTGTCGCTGCAGACGCCGACGGTCGGCGCGGCCGTGTATTACCGGATCAACGGCAGCCCTTCCTTTCAGACGTACACGCAGCCGCTTGCTTTGACCGGTTTTACGAGACTTGACGCCTACGCGCAGCTGGACGGGCTGCAGCCCAGCCCGATCCGCAGCTACACGTATTTTTCGCAAGGGGATATGCAGATTGACCGGTACGGTCAAGTCATAAACGCGAGCTTTCCTGCCAAGGTGACAAGCGATCAGCAGCTTCGGGACGATATCGCAGCCGATCAGGCTTATTACGGAAAACTGAAGCCGCCCGCGGCTTTTGATCCGATAGGCGGTTTGACGGACAGCCGCATGAAGCTGAAGCTGAAGGCAACGGGCTTTTTCAGCGTGCAGCAGGTGAAAGGCAAGCCGCAGCTCGTTACGCCGCAGGGCGACCTGTTCTTCAGCCTGGGCGTGAACGGGGTCACGAACAACGAGACGTATACGAAAGTGACCGGCTCCATCGACCGCCAAAAAATATTCGAATGGGTGCCGGACTACAACAGCGAATATAACGGCGCCTTTATCGGCTCGAAGGATAATTTCTCCTACTATATGGCGAACAAATACCGCAAGGCCGGCACGATGCCGACGTTCAACGACTTTTTCGCGGAAGCGGCGGGCCGGATGAAGAAATGGGGCTTCAACAGCATCGGCGCATGGAGCCCGACTCCGCAGGCCAAGGCGAGCGGCTTGCCGTACACGCTCGTACTGCCCCTGAACGGAATGGCCAAGCCGTCGGAAGTCAAAGTGTTCGACATTTTCGCTGACGGCGCGGTGCAGGCGATCGACGACGCTTTTGCGAAATCGCTGCCGGCGCTTAAGGACGATCCGAATCTGATCGGTTATTTCGTGGACAATGAATATGCCTACGAGAAATTCATCGCGACCGTGCCGAGGCTGAAGGCCGCCACATCGGGGCTGAAGCAGCGGCTGGTTCAGATGCTGCAGGAAAAATACGGCGATA
This genomic window from Paenibacillus humicola contains:
- a CDS encoding extracellular solute-binding protein, whose product is MKSKSKKWLYASIVLVLTVAAAAVAGCSNGGGGESGPGERAENGPGGTDTGRKEISSTVYDRSNVPSTEGTTEDNRWTKWINKNGPVDVKFVAVPRYESRQKLNVLFASASAPDLIFEYDQYIKNPLYDQKQLMPIDEMIDKYSTDYKNLLTQYPILKKVGMKSDGKLYEFARLNEVVPIHAILIREDWLKKLHLQVPETTEDMYKVAKAFTDQDPDGNGKKDTYGMALSLQSGIVIDQVFQATNWVVKDGSVVREWDNFKAAAEFKKRLFDEGIVDKDYLNDKNGVKAKQDFINGKIGIYPIQLDWYSFTINELASLKKNVPDAVVTPIPYPQSPAGQFNPAYTNPVQATAVVNAHVKDPEAVMKYVDFLVRPETMKTLKYGIENEHWKMGPSGCPQVIDTDKTKTEVSYNVDLQMLSSSILDAKCGKIGNKFNPDNPIEKEGLEMFKKAMDIYTDPNKPYVEITHPEHMPQIPKEIDTISANLTKPVNDLWVKAVLGGKDYTPQQALQDAKATWDKGEGGKVEDWFANWWKNDSKNAFLAKDIIDMMKQQTGK
- a CDS encoding sugar-binding protein → MFRKWGMMLAAIGLSVYLLLPFTSATADGPAAAEETTGVELTIPSGLVDDLSDFSKTFQRSNMYTEKGNPAYYGDDAGRAARSTTNTGYVLYKTDYDMTSFAAYSYFYAGVAIVGHKIYASTDGAAYTEVTANVYTSGDPVSNWQLYVYEGLQLPAGTHYLKIEFAGSEKSWTPQLAKVVINQSTVSVQASPETGVIGTEPLAVSLQTPTVGAAVYYRINGSPSFQTYTQPLALTGFTRLDAYAQLDGLQPSPIRSYTYFSQGDMQIDRYGQVINASFPAKVTSDQQLRDDIAADQAYYGKLKPPAAFDPIGGLTDSRMKLKLKATGFFSVQQVKGKPQLVTPQGDLFFSLGVNGVTNNETYTKVTGSIDRQKIFEWVPDYNSEYNGAFIGSKDNFSYYMANKYRKAGTMPTFNDFFAEAAGRMKKWGFNSIGAWSPTPQAKASGLPYTLVLPLNGMAKPSEVKVFDIFADGAVQAIDDAFAKSLPALKDDPNLIGYFVDNEYAYEKFIATVPRLKAATSGLKQRLVQMLQEKYGDIAAFNSSWGTSFAGFTDLNETPLYIDTQQASDDVDQFFHLYLDTYYKTVKQLFEKYDPNHLLLGDRWLTLPMQSTKIRGILAEEAGKYMDVISINHYSPNLDVAMLKDVYEKSGHRPILLSEWSYGTAEQGLAPIVLGPNASEQDRGWRYRNYVEGAAALGFVVGAHWFDYVDQAAGGRYFQDIGGEHYNTGLVNVADRPYKTFLDAVMKTNRGIYDVVLGKKQPFRHDFGDDTGGGTGKNLQIEIPYTPVPIPIDGVLNGYSCDTGAAVLDAGSLVSGTGGEGISSSFHFAWDENNLYLTASVTEPTPMMNSYQNSNLWKGDGIELFTGPDDLELAGSLQFSDRQIIMSSAIVNDANYWMWFNTGHQPAVTMNVQPAQDGQGYVLDAAIPWSAIHISPADGEQFLFDFGFDDSEDGVNRLRQWIWNGTNKDNVDRGLWGLAKLTGGPAE
- a CDS encoding response regulator transcription factor, with translation MNGKLLIVEDQTFFRKGLRKMIEEHAIGWTVTGEAEHGEEAVRLIERDPPDLVLTDIRMPGMDGIALAEYVHRNRHRFDTALIMLTGYEDFKYAQAALRYGAIDFLLKPCNEETLIAVLRKAFEHVQGKRQEKRRLLEAERERRESLLRAFMLRLPHDAAAAIRESEQYLNRELLFIRVDSFFPADKPYGKRDLGLLQFALFNILAELLEECGARWTSVPLEFDWFALFVEGPYPETFKPSAERNVYRCLGLRIEVFPAGRLSEPDDLPAACERFRRNSEPRAGAGDLRRAAGQDAPVRQSKVKELQMQLASEIALGRIESLKRMLDLASSRISGLSPEDARMEALTLAMAMDKTAVQSFDARAEDPSFGRRLEELRRTANAEEAAQWAKRAADGFLAEYEDWREGRSRSIVKRTLEYLERHYMESCPLKEMAERFYVSPAYFSKLFKKETGDNYIAYLTRLRMTKAAMLLLNTDMKVFEIASAVGYDDPNYFTNVFRMLYRLSPSDYRKRKR
- a CDS encoding sensor histidine kinase, which codes for MFNPRKASFKVKLLLGISAIILFTFSMAGVFSYRTHLRLFEDEVSGRYVKAGEQAMAQLDLRIRELSRIANYVVFNPTIEKNVTKLSKGGVPPVDRYSMQSEIGAELGQVKFDAPQVLSLYLFDLSGRNYYYGLMRESVEPIVGETFKEILAKVQASEGEMVWMNKRLPSHIEKSGYRDVVIAAQWMRSKFIIESNSEQLDEGYMEDGGGMYGMMVMVVDQYFLARSFREIAGGDHAGSVYLFDRHHNLLYTNDMRTGPAEAAKLLERKTDGIEKAGGASYYFAKHVSPETQFTLVSRISMADFLEKSRLILKISVASGGISVLLSAMLIFLLSHRLLRPLRELVPAMRTMREGKFDIRIKPRSSDELGYIADSFNAMAANLSSLIKEVYLRQISEKEAELKALQAQLNPHFLYNTLNGLYWKLYLQDDRETASLVSALSGLLKYSLERVRKRTTLREEIEQIRNFLRIQDAFVSSRFHARIEMDEDVAACPTLRLFLQPIVENVFVHAFREQRDTPNELLIRAYRLHSFLKLEVSDNGCGMSPAEIARVMSDELADEGRTPLGVRSVMRRIDLMYGPPYRLEIASAPGEGTTVHLFLPLVQGAEERETDV
- a CDS encoding ABC transporter permease, with translation MFVPGILFYLLFKYYPMGGLVIAFKEYNMYDGILRSPWVGLDNFRMLWSQAQTVRVVWNTLMLSVLSIAIGFPVPILLAVMLNEVRRMWFKRSVQTLVYLPHFFSWVIVSGIVLDMFSQESGIINHWVSSLFGEPYPFLYKPLSWVAVFIGSGIWKEMGFSAIIYLAALTSIDPHLYESASIDGAGKWQQIRHVSIPGIMPTIALLLILQVGRVMDVGFDPVYMLSNESVSNVSSVISTYNYFFGIQRAQFSLTTAMGLLENAVGFVLVVMANRIGRRFDQQLW
- a CDS encoding carbohydrate ABC transporter permease, producing the protein MKVVFGDKLFYALNYAVLTLIGLSCLFPLLHIIAVSLSESRAVDSGLVSVLPVGWVIDSYKALIDNTRILPAFGNSLHITVVGTALSMAATILTAYPLSRPYFYGRRPITLALVFTMLFGSGLIPHYLVMKQFGLINSYWVLWLPALINTYNVLVMRTFFANIPGEVEEAARIDGCGEWMNLFRIVLPLSLPVLATITLFNAVGFWNSFMNVLIYINETRKYNLTVLVQQMIRSDSILSEVMSAQPGDIASVTNEGIKAAGIMVMIVPMMLIYPFLQKYFVKGVMLGSVKG